A single genomic interval of Pogoniulus pusillus isolate bPogPus1 chromosome 24, bPogPus1.pri, whole genome shotgun sequence harbors:
- the ARL14EP gene encoding ARL14 effector protein has product MDPCSVGVQLQAPNECHKTYYTRHTGFKTKQDVSSSDLLLLQLRTGIALSENDTICFHHAKIYIERFEDLQKSCCDPFNIHRKLSKKSLRAIDLDDATFLSAKFGRQFVPGWKLCPKCMQIINGSTDVESEERQRRKLDSDGRTAKALKSLQFANPGRQTEFTPETSKREKRRLQTKSSGFNSDRQVIPAKSKVYDSQGLLLYSGMDLCDCLDEDCLGCFYACPKCGSNKCGAECRCDRKWLYEQIEIEGGEIIKNKHVG; this is encoded by the exons ATGGATCCTTGCTCAGTTGGAGTTCAGCTTCAAGCCCCCAATGAATGCCATAAGACCTATTATACCCGTCACACTGGCTTCAAGACTAAGCAAGATGTATCTTCATCTGATCTACTGTTACTTCAGCTTAGGACTGGAATAGCCCTTTCAGAGAACGATACAATCTGCTTCCACCATGCAAAAATTTACATTGAACGATTCGAAGACTTACAAAAGTCATGTTGTGATCCCTTTAACATACACAGAAAACTCTCAAAGAAAAGCTTACGAGCAATTGACTTAGATGATGCAACTTTTCTAAGTGCCAAGTTTGGAAGACAGTTTGTACCTGGTTGGAAGCTTTGTCCCAAATGTATGCAGATAATAAACGGGAGCACAGATGTTGAATCCGAAGAGCGCCAAAGAAGAAAACTTGATTCAGAC GGGCGTACAGCTAAGGCTTTAAAGTCTCTACAGTTTGCTAATCCAGGACGACAGACCGAATTCACTCCTGAGACCagcaagagggagaaaagaaggttgCAAACAAAAAGTTCAGGATTTAATTCAGACAG GCAAGTTATACCAGCCAAGAGTAAAGTCTACGATAGCCAGGGACTGCTGCTTTACAGTGGGATGGACCTCTGCGACTGTCTTGATGAAGACTGCCTGGGATGTTTCTATGCCTGCCCCAAGTGCGGCTCCAACAAGTGCGGAGCTGAATGCCGCTGTGACCGCAAGTGGCTCTATGAGCAGATTGAGATAGAAGGAGGAGAAATCATTAAAAACAAGCACGTTGGTTAG